The Filimonas lacunae genomic sequence CTGTCTGTGGGTAAACTGTTGTTGAGTCCTACCCGCACTTATGCTCCTTTAATGAAAGTACTGCTGGACGAATTCTTTGATGTAATTGACGGAGCTATTCATTGCAGCGGTGGTGGACAAACCAAGTGCATGAAATACCTGCCACAGCCGGTGAAAATTGTAAAAGACAACTTATTTACGCCGCCACCTATATTTCAACTGATCCAGGAAAATTCCGGTGCAGATGATAAAGAGATGTACCAGGTGTTTAACATGGGGCACAGACTGGAAATATTTACGGATGCGGCTTCTGCTGATAAAATGATTGCTGCCGGCGCTAAACTGGGCATTGAAGGCCAGGTAGTGGGCAGGGTAGAAGCGGCGGAGAAAAAATCGCTTGAGTTATACGCAAATAAAAAGTGGATTAGTTACTAATCCACTTTTTTCTTTCTGCTGTAATATATTATTGCTTTTGGGCCGCTTTGGTATGTATTTCTACTACACCGTTAGCGCCTTTGCTGCCGTATTTAGCGGTAGCCGCAGTGCCTTTAAACACATCTACAGATTGTATGGCCTCAGGAGCTAAAGCATTAACAGCTTCCCAGGCAACTTCTTCTCCGTCTATCATATAAAGTGGTGGTGTGCTTACAGCTTTTGTTTTAACGTGAACTTTGTTGGCTGATACGCTTGCGGAATCATGAGAAGCATAGCCTGTTACTTTGCCTTCCGCATCGCTGATAATATGGTTTATATAGCTTTTATCGGAAGTATCAATAGGCTCTTTGGATCTTTTTACAACATATACTTCTCCATAAAATTTAAAGGCGGTAGAGTCTGCATCACTCCCCCAGCCTTCTTTAGGCTTTTGCTTTATACGTATCCTGTCAGCCAAAAAGGCGGTCGTTGCATTTGTTTCGTCTATAGTAATAGTTTTAGACTCCAATACCATAGAAACGTTTTTCTCCTTTTTTACAGCAGAGTTTTGTTCCTGTGCTTTTACCCGGAAAGCAAACAGCAGTAATACAATTCCAGTAACGGGCAAAACCATTAAGCGACGCATGTAGCTGTAGCGTGGTTGTTTGGATGTGGTGAACATAGTTAATCTTCTTTTTATAGGTGAGTAAAAAAACGGTTGTGCCGGAGCAAAAGGGAATTTGGCATAGGTAGCTTGTAGCAGCATGGCTGCAAAAGCACTGGCATCTTTATCCTGTATGGCTTTGGCATCGGCTATAAATTCATGCACCATGTGTAGCTCTTTCTGTAAAATCCAGAAAAACGGGTTCATCCAGTAAAAGCATAACACCAGTTGCATCAGCAGTTTATCCCAGGTGTGCTTTTCCTGTATATGGGTGAGTTCATGTCGCCATATTTTCCGCCCGGTATTGTTATCCATATCCAGATCGTTGCGCCAGAACAGCCAGTTGAAAAAGGAAAACGGGGCTTGAGGCAGGTCGGTGTGAATGAGCACAAACTTTTGTTGTATCAGTGTATGCCGGAACCTGTTTTTCAGGCGAAAAAGCTGGCGGATACGCATGGCTTGTATCAGTAGCAATAACAGGCTGATTGTGGCAAGCGTTACCTGGATAACTAACCACCAGTTAATAGTACGCGCCGGGGGAGCAGGAATGTTGCCGATGTAAATTATCTGCATCCATTTTACTGCGGTAGCATTGCTACTTTGTACGAACCATTCCATTTGTATGAGTGGTAAACTTATACTGGCTATTACTGAAAACAGTAAATAAAACCGGTTGTACTGATGAAATTGCTTATTACGTAAAGCCAGCCAGTAGTAGCCCAACAACAGTCCCGAGCAGGCTATTACTTTTAACAGGTAAGTAAACAGTGCTTGCATATAAATGGCATTAATCGTTATCGTTATTCTTATGCTTGAGTTGAGTAAGCAGTAGCTCCAGGTCTTCCACCGTAAGTTTGTTGTCTTCTATCAGGAAGGAAACGGCTTTGCTGTAGCTACCTTCAAAATAACCTTTCACTAATCCTGACAAACTGCTTTGCGAATAAGCTTCTTTGGTTACCAGGGGGGTATAAAGGTGCATACGGCCTATGGTTTCAGTGCTTACAAACTGTTTTTCCACCAATATTTTCAACAGGGTGGCTACTGTGTTAGAATGAGGTTTAGGTTCGGGCATAGCATCTACCAGATCTTTCAAAAACCCTTTTTCCTGTTTCCACAAAACCTGCATTACCTGCTCTTCTGCTTTGGTAAGCGTTTTCATAACTAAAAGTTTAGTCGAATGTATGACTAGTTTTTTAGTTTGTAAACTAAAAATTTAGTTAAAATGGTTCAGGCAACCTTTTTGATACATATAAAATAGTGAGGAATGGGCCAGAGCATTAACTTTGAAGCCTATTTACTATACCCATTAATTCTTGATACCAATATTTTATGTCTGAAACAGTCGTATCCGTTCGTGATGTGAATATATACCAGGGCAGTAACCTGGTATTGCAGGATGTGAATTTCAACATCAACCGGGGAGAGTTTGTGTACCTGGTAGGCAAAACCGGCACCGGCAAAAGCAGCTTGTTGAAAACATTGTATGGCGAATTGCCTTTGAGAGAAGGCACAGCTAATGTGGCTGGCTTTGATTTAAAAGGGATGAACTGGAAAAAAGTACCTTTTTTACGCAGAAACCTGGGGGTGGTATTCCAGGATTTTCAGTTGCTGACCGATCGTAATGTGCATCAAAACCTGCGCTTTGTGTTAAAAGCTACCGGCTGGACCGATGAAAAACTGATTGAAGAAAAGATCAATGATGTGCTGGATAAGGTAGGTTTAAAAAGCAAAGGGTTTAAAATGCCTTTTGAAATGAGTGGGGGAGAGCAGCAACGTGTAGATATTGCGCGGGCTTTGCTTAATTCGCCGAAACTGATACTGGCGGATGAACCTACGGGTAACCTTGACCCCGAAACCAGCGATGAAATTATGCAATTGCTGTTTCAGATATGTAAAGATTATGGAACTGCTATTGTAATGGCCACCCATGATTTTATTGTAATAAACCGATATCCTTCCCGCATGTTGAAAACAGAGAGGAACAGGGTGTTGGACAGTGCTGTACCTGCCTAGGGAAAAAGTTTTCCCGAAACACACCTTGTGGTATAAAAAATTTTACTACCTTCGCGTTCCAAATAGAAGAAGTAAAACCTTGGATGTTTTTTAAAAAAAAGTGAGATGCCTTATTTAACAAAAGAAAAAAAAGCAACAATTTTTGCAACTTACGGTGGTAATGCCGCTAATACAGGTTCAATCGAAGGTCAGGTAGCCCTTTTAACTGAGCGTATTTCTAGCATATCCAAACACTTACAGGCAAATAAACATGACCATTCTACCCAGCGCGGCCTGATGAAAATGGTTGGTCAGCGTAAACGTTTGTTGGTTTATATGCAAAAGCATAACCTGCAAGGTTACCGCGCGTTGATCGAGAAACTGGGTCTTAGAAAATAAACTTTTCAAGCTATGTTATAAGCTATTCCCAACTGACTTAAGACGGTTGGGAATACTTTTTTGTATAGCTATGCCAGTTTGTGTGAAATAAGATTGCAAAAACCAGATGTGGATGCATGATTTGTACCTATACACTACACCGTACACATAGCACACATCGTAAATCTGATTGATTTATGTTATCACAACCATTTAGTGTGTCTTTTGACCTGGGTGGTGGTCGCGAAGTGACCATCGGAACCGGTAAGCTTGCACGTCAGGCTAATGGTGCTGTTACCGTACAGCAGGGCAATAATATTTTATTAGCTACCGTAGTGGCCAATAAAGAGCCCAAAGAAGGTCAGGAATTTTTCCCGCTATCTGTTGACTACCAGGAGAAATTTGCATCAGCAGGTCGTATCCCGGGGTCTTTCTTCAAAAGAGAAGGCAGACTGAGCGATTCTGAAATACTGATCAGCCGCCTGGTTGACCGTGCGCTGCGTCCGTTGTTTCCTGAAGATTATTTCTGTGATGTTCAGGTGTTAATTACCCTGGTATCCAGTGATGCTGAAATTTTACCTGATGCGCTGGCCTGTTTAGCAGCTTCAGCGGCATTAGCTGTTTCCGATATTCCTATTAAAGAGATCATTTCTGAAGTAAGGATTGGCCGTATTGATGGACAGTTTGTTGTAAACCCATCCCGTGCTGAGCTGGCTAAAGCAGATATGGACTTTATAATTGCGGCTACTGAAAAGAACCTGATGATGGTGGAAGGCGAAAGCCAGGAGTGTAGCGAAGAAGACCTGGTAAAAGCTTTACAGGTAGCGCATGATGCTATCCGTATTCAAATTAAAGCACAACAGGAATTACGCAACAAAGTAGGTGTTACTACCAAAAGAGATTATACCAAGCCTGAGCAGAACGAAGCTATTAAAGCGGCAGTAACTGCTTTTACAGCTGAAAGAATTAAGGCTATTGCCCGTGCGGGAAGCTCCAAGCACGACCGCAGTGATGCCTTTAAAGTGCTGAAAGATGAGTTAATTGCCAGCCTGGGTGAAGAAGCGGATGATAAAACCAAAAAACACGCTAAAAAATATTACGAAGATTTACAGTGGGAACTGGTTCGTGATATGATTCTGGACGACCGTATCCGTTTGGATGGCCGCCAGTTAGATCAGGTGCGTCCGTTGACAATGGAAGTAGACCCATTACCAACGCCACACGGTTCGGCTTTATTTACCAGGGGCGAAACCCAATCACTGACTACAGTTACCCTGGGTACTCCACTGGACGAGTTGCTGGTAGAAAGCGCTGCTAAATCTGACTACTCCAAGTTTATCCTGCACTATAATTTCCCTCCGTTCTCTACCGGTGAAATTAAGCCTATGCGTGGTCCTGGCCGTCGTGAGGTAGGGCATGGTAATCTGGCTATGCGTAGCCTGAAACAAATGATGCCTGGTAACGATTATGCCTACACCGTTCGCGTGGTAAGTGACGTTCTGGAAAGTAATGGTTCCAGCTCCATGGCTACTGTTTGTGCCGGTTCTCTGGCGCTGATGGATGCGGGTGTGCCTATTCCAAAACACGTGAGTGGTGTGGCAATGGGATTGATTACCCGTGGCGATGGTAAATATGCTATTTTAACTGACATTCTGGGCGATGAAGATCACCTGGGTGATATGGACTTTAAGGTAACCGGTACACGCGAAGGTATTTGCGGTGTGCAGATGGATATTAAAGTGGATGGCTTAAGCATGGATGTAATGCGTGAAGCATTAAACCAGGCGTTAAAAGGCCGTTTACATATCCTGGACGGTTTGTATGAATGTATTCCTGCAGCACGTGCTGAGGTGAAACCACATGCACCACGCATGGAGAAACTGATTATTGACAAAGAATTTATCGGCGCAGTAATCGGACCCGGCGGTAAGGTGATTCAGGAAATACAAAAAGAAACCGGCACTACTATCAATATTGAAGAGGTAGGCAACTTCGGTGAAGTAAGCATCTTCTCCAGCAATAAAGAAAGTGTAGTAAAAGCCGTGAATTGGGTGAAGGGTATTGTAGCCGTGCCACAGGTAGGTGAAGTATACGAAGCCAAAGTAAAAACCATACAGCCTTATGGCGCGTTTGTTGAGTTTTTACCTAAAAAAGAAGGCCTGTTACACATTAGCGAAATTTCCTGGAAACGTTTAGATAGTCTGGAAGGCGTTCTGAAAGAAGGAGATGTAGTGAAAGTGAAGTTGATTGGTCTGGATCAAAAAACCGGCAAATTTAAATTAAGCCGCAAAGTTTTGATGCCTAAGCCTGAACAAAAGCCAAGAGCTGAACAGGAAAATGAAGCTTCGGAAGAGACTTCTAACTAGGTGATAAATTAGTGGTAAATACCTATTTTTAGCAGAAAAAGCTGTCTGAGTTACATTCTCAGGCAGCTTTTTTTTATTATTACATTGCTTTATATAAGTGTGGTAATAAATAAAGGTCATTTAACCTGCTATAAAGTATAATTAAGAAAATAATTAATCTATACTTTTCAACAGGTGCCAAACTTTCTGCTATGATGATTCATAAAGTGAATGATAATGTGCTGCTTGACCGTTTAGCCAACGGTGATGAACATGCGTTGAACGAAATTTATCTGCTTTACTGGCAGGATTTGTTTATGTGCGCCTACAACGTTTTAAAAGACAAAGCTGCCTGCGAAGACATTGTGCAGGATTTGTTTTTACAGCTTTGGCAGAAAAGATCTACCATACAGATTAATATTTCCCTTCGTGCTTATTTATACACAGCTGTTCGCTATAATGTATTCAGACAAATACGTACCGGCAAGGTAAGAAGTGTATTGTTTGAAGAAGCGGCAGAACGCATGGCTGCCAACACCACTGAATTTATAATGGCAGAAAAGGAGATGAGCAAGCAGGTAGCACGTGTAGTAGCTGCTTTGCCCGATAAATGCCGCGAAGTATATAAATTGAGCAGGGAAGAACAACTTACACATAAAGAGATAGCTTCCCGTTTAAATATTTCTACCAAAACAGTCGAAAATCAATTAACCATCGCTTTAAAAAGAGTGCGCGCTTCATTGAACACAATAGCCCTGATAGTTGTTACCCTATTAGCGAATTGAGGATCAATGACTTTATTATCAAATTTGTATGTTTTTTTTGTTAATCTTTAGGGGTTAGGGTGTTTTTTCTACACTTACTAGAAAACAGGTAAGTGGATAAACAAATATTCATATTTCTAATAGATAAATTTCTTTCGGGGCGTGCGCTTCCGGAAGAAGTAGAAGCGCTTGCCAATTATTATCAGAGTTTTCAGGGAAAGGAAGAATGGAACGAAGAAGAGTTGGGTGATGTGAAAGAAATGGAATTACGCTTGCTGGATAGATTGAACGCCGCCATAAAGAAAGAAGACACTACCGAAGAAGATACTACAACTGAAATAACAGACGAATTGCCTGCAATTGCGGGCAGCAACCGTAGAAGAAGATATACGGTAGCTGCCAGTATTGTAGGTGTGCTTGTTTTAGGCGGGCTGGTATTTAAAAACACCATACACAATTTCCTGAGTCCTGTGAAAACGATATCTGTTGCTACGGTGAAAGGCAGCAGGAAATATATAGTGTTACCAGATAGTTCACACGTATGGCTGGAAGGCGGTAGTTTTTTTAGCTACCCCGAGCAGTTCAGAGGCGATGAGCGTATGGTTTCGTTAAAAGGAGAGGCTTTTTTTGATGTATCAAAAGATATGGAGCACCCTTTTATTATTCAAACCCCATTGCTTACTACCAAGGTGCTGGCTACCTCTTTTAATATAGAAGCGTATGACAGCAAGAGTGCTGAAGTAGTAGTAGTAACGGGTAAGGTGATGGTAAAAGAAGGTGGCCTGGATGTACAGAATGATAATGCGCAGCAGGTGGTGGTACGTCCTAATCATAAAGTGAGCTATGACAGCACTTTGAAAACACTGGAAACCAAAGAAGCACCGGAAGCAGCTGACTACCTGCAAAGACGCGATGGCAGGTTTATTTATAAAGGCGCAAAAGTTTCTGATATCATAAGGGATTTACAGCGGGCATATAATACGCCTATTGCCATTTCCAAAGAAATGCTTAATTGTACTTTCTATGGAGATTTTAATGCAAAAGACGACGTTGAAAAAGCTTTACATCTGATAGCATTGAGTTTAAATGGAACGGTGGAGAACAAAGGTGTAAAAGGCTACTTTATTTCAGGAGAAGGTTGTAATTAAAAGCATATAACTAACGCAATATTATTAAGATGAGAGAGTTGGCTCACAATCCCCCGTAGTGCAGGTAAAGATAAAAAAAGTGTCCTCAGCATTGTGAGGACACATTGTTAGATAAGTTTTTACTATTAAAGGCAGACAGCAGTACAGGCCTGGAAAACCATAGCGGTTTGCCTATCACTTAAATAAACAACCTTATAAAGGTATGCAAAAAAAGGTACCACTATTTTTCAATGGCGCAATTGTAAGGGTCATGAAACTATCTGCAATTATTTTCACAATTATCTGTAGCACAGTAGCTACGCTGCATGCATCTTATTCCAATGCACAGGCAGCACTGGACAAAAAAATTAGCATTCAGCTAAAAAATACATCTCTCCAGGACGCATTAGCCCAGATTGGGAATGCCGCTAATGTTTCGTTTACCTATGCAGGTAATCAAACACTGGCATCTAATAAAGTAAGTGTCAATGCTAAAAACCAAAAGGTGGGCGATTTATTGAACACCCTGCTGGAACCCTTTCCTTTATCTTATGTAGTGGTAGAAGAGCGCATTGTGGTGCGTTATGATGCCAACAAAAAGGGGAAGAAAGAAGAAGCAACAGAAAATAAGCAGGTGTATCAGGCTGCCGTTGCAGCAGCTGCTCCGCCTTTTGTGTTGAAAGGTACTGTGTTAAACGAGAAAAAACAACCATTGGCAGGCGCAACGGTTACTATCAAGGGTACCAATAAAAAGGTAGCCACCAATGCAGATGGTGAGTTTGAAATAAAAGACGTGAACGCTGGCGATGTAGTGGTGGTTACCATGACAGGCCACAAATCGTATGAGGTAAAAGTGTCTGATAACAAAACCAGCATTGCTGTTGTACTGACAGAAGATTCTGCCGACTTAACAGATGTGGTGGTTACTGGTTACAATACGGTTTCCAAGAAAAAATTCACCGGTTCTACTGTGAAACTGAAAGCAGAAGACGTGAAAATGGATGGTATTATTGATGTAAGCCGTATGCTGGAAGGTAGAGCAGCTGGTGTATCGGTACAAAACGTATCCGGTACATTTGGTAGTGCACCTAAACTGCGTATTCGTGGTGCAACTTCTATCAATGGTGAAAACAAACCTTTGTGGGTGGTAGATGGTGTGGTGTTGGAAGACCTGGTAAACATTTCTAACGACCAGTTATCCAGTGGTGATCCTACCACTTTGTTAGGTAGCTCGGTTGCAGGTATTAACGTAAACGATATTGAAACCTTCGACATCTTAAAAGATGCGGCGGCTACAGCGTTATACGGTGCAAGAGCCATGAACGGGGTAGTGGTAATTACTACTAAAAAAGGTAAAGCGGGTAAAACCAATGTTAACTACACCGGCAATTTTACCTCTCAGTTCAAGCCTGATTACAGCAACTTCAACATCATGAACTCTGCCCAGCAAATGAGCGTTTGGGGTGAGTTAGAGCGTAAAGGAAAATTAGGACCCAGCATTCTTAGCCAATCTAACTATGGTGTGTACGGTAAAATGTACGATTTGATGTATGAATTGGATGATAATGGCCAGTTTGCTTTAAAGAATACTGCAGCAGAAAGAAAGGCTTTCCTGTTAAAATACGCGAATGCTAACACCGATTGGTTTGATATTTTGTTCAAACAGTCGTTCCAGATGGAGCATTCTTTAAGTCTGTCTACCGGTACAGAGAAATCACAATCGTTTTTCTCTACCAGTTTCTATGATGATAATGGCTGGACTAGAGCAGATAAAGTAAAACGGTATACTTTAAACTTCCGTAATAACTATAACCTGTCTGATAAATTAACTGCTGGTTTCCTTACCACAGGTTCTTACAGACAACAAAGAGCGCCGGGTACTGTAAGCAGAACTTCTAACCCGGTATCTGGTTCTTTTGACCGTGATTTTGATATTAACCCATTCAGCTATTCTTTAAATACTGCACGTGCATTAACTGCGTACGATGAGAATGGTAACAGGGAATATTTCAGAAGAAACTATGCTCCTTTTAATATCCTTACTGAATTAGAAGAGAACAGGCTAAAGCTTAACGTTATTGACCTGAAATTACAAGGTGAACTAGGGTACAAGTTTACTAAGTCGCTGAAGTATGATTTCATTGGTTCTATGCGTTATGTAAGATCAACCCGTGAACATGAGATTACCGAAAACGCCAACATGGCTAACGCTTACAGGGCTAATGGTAACTCTACTATTGCAGCTGGTAACAAATTCCTGTATACCGATCCGGATGATCCGGAATCTTTACCACAGGTGGTATTGCCTTATGGTGGTTTTTATAACCGTACCGAAAACCAGTTGTTAAGCTTTGATATCAGGAACACGATTTCATTTAGCAAAAACTACAATAACAAACATAGTGTTAGTGCATTGGCTGGTCAGCAGGTAAGAGGTGCCGAAAGACAAAACTATTCTAACACGGGTTATGGTTATCAGTATGATAATGGTGGTGTACCATTTACCGATCCCAGAATTCTGAAACAAACTATTGAAATTAACTTTCCTTACTATGAAATGGCTAAAACATACGATCGTTTCGTAGGTTTTTATGCTAACGCAGATTACATGTACGACAGGCGTTACAGCATTTCAGTAGTAGGACGTTATGATGGTTCTAATCAGCTTGGTAAATCAAAAACTGCACGTTGGTTGCCAACCGGAACGGTGAGTGCTGCCTGGAACGTAGATGAAGAAGCGTTTATGGCACACACCAAGGGTGTAATTGATTACCTGAAAGTAAGAGCCAGCTATGGCTTAACGGCGTCGTTAGGTCCTGCTACAAACTCTAACGTAGTATTAAAGAGTGGTTTGACCAACAGGCCTTATACTACAGAAAGAGAATCTGTAATAAGGCTAACTTACCTGGAAAACTCAAATCTTACCTGGGAAAAGAACCACCAGCTGAACTTTGGTGTGGATGTAAGTATGTTTAAAGGCAGATTTACTGCTACGGTAGAGCCTTGGTTTAGAAAGAGCTTTGACCTGATTGGTAGCTTTAAAACTTCGGGCATAGGTGGTGAGTCAGTAAAACTGGCCAACTATGCTGATATGAAGTCGAATGGTGTGGATGTTACTTTAGGTGGTACCATTTACAAAAGCAAAGACTGGAAGTGGAATTCAACAGTAACTTTTGGTTACAACACCACCAAGATTACCAAAATCAAGAACGATCCTTTAATCTTTGACCTGGTGAAACCAGAAGGTGGTAACCTGGAAGGTTACCCGGTGAACGGTTTGTTTTCTATTGATTATGTGAAAATGATCAGAACCAACGGTACACCTGTTTTTAAAGATGAAAATAATAAAGAGAACCAGGCCGTATACCTGCAAGCTGTAGGTGCTGATTCCTTCCTGGTGTATAGTGGCCAGGTAGATCCTAAATTTACCGGTGGTTTCAACAATACATTCTCGTATAAGCAATTCTCATTAAACATCTTTATTACTTACCAGGCGGGTAACAAAATCAGGTTATATCCTGCATTTAAAGATAGTTATACTGATTATGACGCATTGCCTAAAGAGTTTTACGACAGGTATGTGGTAATAGGAGATAACACGGTGCCTGGTGCTGTTCCGGCTATTATTGATCGTGTAACGGCAGCACAAATGGCGGGTACTTATGCTTACAATAACTATAACTATTCTACAGCAAGGGTGGCTAAAGGAGACTTTGTAAGGTTAAAGAGTGTTTCATTGGCTTATAATATGACTCCTAAATCATTAGAGAAATCACCTTTTAAAATGTTATCATTCACAGTAGCCACCATGAATCC encodes the following:
- a CDS encoding FecR family protein; translation: MDKQIFIFLIDKFLSGRALPEEVEALANYYQSFQGKEEWNEEELGDVKEMELRLLDRLNAAIKKEDTTEEDTTTEITDELPAIAGSNRRRRYTVAASIVGVLVLGGLVFKNTIHNFLSPVKTISVATVKGSRKYIVLPDSSHVWLEGGSFFSYPEQFRGDERMVSLKGEAFFDVSKDMEHPFIIQTPLLTTKVLATSFNIEAYDSKSAEVVVVTGKVMVKEGGLDVQNDNAQQVVVRPNHKVSYDSTLKTLETKEAPEAADYLQRRDGRFIYKGAKVSDIIRDLQRAYNTPIAISKEMLNCTFYGDFNAKDDVEKALHLIALSLNGTVENKGVKGYFISGEGCN
- a CDS encoding M56 family metallopeptidase, producing the protein MQALFTYLLKVIACSGLLLGYYWLALRNKQFHQYNRFYLLFSVIASISLPLIQMEWFVQSSNATAVKWMQIIYIGNIPAPPARTINWWLVIQVTLATISLLLLLIQAMRIRQLFRLKNRFRHTLIQQKFVLIHTDLPQAPFSFFNWLFWRNDLDMDNNTGRKIWRHELTHIQEKHTWDKLLMQLVLCFYWMNPFFWILQKELHMVHEFIADAKAIQDKDASAFAAMLLQATYAKFPFAPAQPFFYSPIKRRLTMFTTSKQPRYSYMRRLMVLPVTGIVLLLFAFRVKAQEQNSAVKKEKNVSMVLESKTITIDETNATTAFLADRIRIKQKPKEGWGSDADSTAFKFYGEVYVVKRSKEPIDTSDKSYINHIISDAEGKVTGYASHDSASVSANKVHVKTKAVSTPPLYMIDGEEVAWEAVNALAPEAIQSVDVFKGTAATAKYGSKGANGVVEIHTKAAQKQ
- a CDS encoding SusC/RagA family TonB-linked outer membrane protein, whose amino-acid sequence is MKLSAIIFTIICSTVATLHASYSNAQAALDKKISIQLKNTSLQDALAQIGNAANVSFTYAGNQTLASNKVSVNAKNQKVGDLLNTLLEPFPLSYVVVEERIVVRYDANKKGKKEEATENKQVYQAAVAAAAPPFVLKGTVLNEKKQPLAGATVTIKGTNKKVATNADGEFEIKDVNAGDVVVVTMTGHKSYEVKVSDNKTSIAVVLTEDSADLTDVVVTGYNTVSKKKFTGSTVKLKAEDVKMDGIIDVSRMLEGRAAGVSVQNVSGTFGSAPKLRIRGATSINGENKPLWVVDGVVLEDLVNISNDQLSSGDPTTLLGSSVAGINVNDIETFDILKDAAATALYGARAMNGVVVITTKKGKAGKTNVNYTGNFTSQFKPDYSNFNIMNSAQQMSVWGELERKGKLGPSILSQSNYGVYGKMYDLMYELDDNGQFALKNTAAERKAFLLKYANANTDWFDILFKQSFQMEHSLSLSTGTEKSQSFFSTSFYDDNGWTRADKVKRYTLNFRNNYNLSDKLTAGFLTTGSYRQQRAPGTVSRTSNPVSGSFDRDFDINPFSYSLNTARALTAYDENGNREYFRRNYAPFNILTELEENRLKLNVIDLKLQGELGYKFTKSLKYDFIGSMRYVRSTREHEITENANMANAYRANGNSTIAAGNKFLYTDPDDPESLPQVVLPYGGFYNRTENQLLSFDIRNTISFSKNYNNKHSVSALAGQQVRGAERQNYSNTGYGYQYDNGGVPFTDPRILKQTIEINFPYYEMAKTYDRFVGFYANADYMYDRRYSISVVGRYDGSNQLGKSKTARWLPTGTVSAAWNVDEEAFMAHTKGVIDYLKVRASYGLTASLGPATNSNVVLKSGLTNRPYTTERESVIRLTYLENSNLTWEKNHQLNFGVDVSMFKGRFTATVEPWFRKSFDLIGSFKTSGIGGESVKLANYADMKSNGVDVTLGGTIYKSKDWKWNSTVTFGYNTTKITKIKNDPLIFDLVKPEGGNLEGYPVNGLFSIDYVKMIRTNGTPVFKDENNKENQAVYLQAVGADSFLVYSGQVDPKFTGGFNNTFSYKQFSLNIFITYQAGNKIRLYPAFKDSYTDYDALPKEFYDRYVVIGDNTVPGAVPAIIDRVTAAQMAGTYAYNNYNYSTARVAKGDFVRLKSVSLAYNMTPKSLEKSPFKMLSFTVATMNPWLLYADKKLEGQDPEFFNSGGVAQPIQKQVTLSVKAGF
- the pnp gene encoding polyribonucleotide nucleotidyltransferase; protein product: MLSQPFSVSFDLGGGREVTIGTGKLARQANGAVTVQQGNNILLATVVANKEPKEGQEFFPLSVDYQEKFASAGRIPGSFFKREGRLSDSEILISRLVDRALRPLFPEDYFCDVQVLITLVSSDAEILPDALACLAASAALAVSDIPIKEIISEVRIGRIDGQFVVNPSRAELAKADMDFIIAATEKNLMMVEGESQECSEEDLVKALQVAHDAIRIQIKAQQELRNKVGVTTKRDYTKPEQNEAIKAAVTAFTAERIKAIARAGSSKHDRSDAFKVLKDELIASLGEEADDKTKKHAKKYYEDLQWELVRDMILDDRIRLDGRQLDQVRPLTMEVDPLPTPHGSALFTRGETQSLTTVTLGTPLDELLVESAAKSDYSKFILHYNFPPFSTGEIKPMRGPGRREVGHGNLAMRSLKQMMPGNDYAYTVRVVSDVLESNGSSSMATVCAGSLALMDAGVPIPKHVSGVAMGLITRGDGKYAILTDILGDEDHLGDMDFKVTGTREGICGVQMDIKVDGLSMDVMREALNQALKGRLHILDGLYECIPAARAEVKPHAPRMEKLIIDKEFIGAVIGPGGKVIQEIQKETGTTINIEEVGNFGEVSIFSSNKESVVKAVNWVKGIVAVPQVGEVYEAKVKTIQPYGAFVEFLPKKEGLLHISEISWKRLDSLEGVLKEGDVVKVKLIGLDQKTGKFKLSRKVLMPKPEQKPRAEQENEASEETSN
- a CDS encoding cell division ATP-binding protein FtsE; the protein is MSETVVSVRDVNIYQGSNLVLQDVNFNINRGEFVYLVGKTGTGKSSLLKTLYGELPLREGTANVAGFDLKGMNWKKVPFLRRNLGVVFQDFQLLTDRNVHQNLRFVLKATGWTDEKLIEEKINDVLDKVGLKSKGFKMPFEMSGGEQQRVDIARALLNSPKLILADEPTGNLDPETSDEIMQLLFQICKDYGTAIVMATHDFIVINRYPSRMLKTERNRVLDSAVPA
- a CDS encoding RNA polymerase sigma-70 factor, whose product is MMIHKVNDNVLLDRLANGDEHALNEIYLLYWQDLFMCAYNVLKDKAACEDIVQDLFLQLWQKRSTIQINISLRAYLYTAVRYNVFRQIRTGKVRSVLFEEAAERMAANTTEFIMAEKEMSKQVARVVAALPDKCREVYKLSREEQLTHKEIASRLNISTKTVENQLTIALKRVRASLNTIALIVVTLLAN
- a CDS encoding BlaI/MecI/CopY family transcriptional regulator; translated protein: MKTLTKAEEQVMQVLWKQEKGFLKDLVDAMPEPKPHSNTVATLLKILVEKQFVSTETIGRMHLYTPLVTKEAYSQSSLSGLVKGYFEGSYSKAVSFLIEDNKLTVEDLELLLTQLKHKNNDND
- the rpsO gene encoding 30S ribosomal protein S15 codes for the protein MPYLTKEKKATIFATYGGNAANTGSIEGQVALLTERISSISKHLQANKHDHSTQRGLMKMVGQRKRLLVYMQKHNLQGYRALIEKLGLRK